A single region of the Xiphophorus maculatus strain JP 163 A chromosome 3, X_maculatus-5.0-male, whole genome shotgun sequence genome encodes:
- the ppp1r8 gene encoding nuclear inhibitor of protein phosphatase 1 has protein sequence MASKTSKDGPPPFDCPSWAGKPPTGLHLDVMKGDKLIEKLIIDEKKFYLFGRNPDWCDFTIDHQSCSRVHAALVYHKHLKRVFLIDLNSTHGTFLGHIRLEPHKPQQVPIDSTISFGASTRTYTIREKPQTQGTAGTGDSKLGDEDELKGLLGLPEEETELENLTEFNTAHNKRISIMTIEEGNLEIQRPKRKRKNSRVTFSEEDSIINPEDIDPSVGRFRNMVQTAVIPMKKRRFDSQNTLGFDDLASKRIHGYSLGGGLYGDLPPTSHENKPTGAPGGATMQGGLPLPFPNPAPEVDLAPEAPQPPITLNPTPVTAPYLPETVNEPRKKKYAKEAWPGKKPTPSLLI, from the exons ATGGCGAGTAAAACAAGCAAAGACGGTCCTCCTCCTTTTGATTGTCCATCATG GGCAGGCAAACCACCCACAGGGCTTCATCTGGACGTGATGAAGGGGGACAAATTGATAGAG AAACTGATCATAGATGAAAAGAAGTTTTACCTGTTTGGAAGGAATCCCGACTGGTGCGACTTCACCATCGACCATCAGTCCTGCTCTCGGGTTCATGCGGCCTTAGTCTACCACAAACACCTAAAAAGGGTCTTCCTCATAGACCTAAACAGCA CACACGGTACCTTTCTTGGCCACATTCGCCTTGAGCCCCACAAGCCTCAGCAGGTTCCCATAGACTCTACCATATCTTTTGGGGCGTCGACACGGACTTACACCATTAGAGAGAAACCCCAAACCCAAGGCACCGCTGGCACAGGAGACAGCAAGTTGGGGGATGAAGATGAGCTCAAAGGGCTGCTTGGACTTCCAGAGGAAGAGACAGAGCTGGAG AACCTGACAGAGTTTAACACAGCTCACAACAAACGCATCTCCATCATGACAATCGAGGAAGGCAACCTGGAAATCCAGAGGCCAAAGAGGAAACGCAAGAACTCCAGAGTTACTTTCAGTGAAGAAGATTCCATTATTAATCCAG AAGATATAGACCCCTCAGTTGGGCGCTTTAGAAATATGGTGCAGACAGCTGTCATCCCCATGAAG AAGCGGAGATTTGACAGTCAAAATACTCTGGGTTTTGATGACCTGGCTTCCAAGCGCATTCACGGCTACAGCTTGGGTGGAGGTCTGTACGGGGACTTGCCCCCAACCAGCCACGAGAACAAGCCAACAGGAGCTCCAGGAGGTGCTACTATGCAGGGCGGGCTGCCTCTGCCCTTCCCCAACCCGGCGCCTGAGGTAGATCTGGCCCCAGAGGCTCCTCAGCCCCCGATCACACTCAACCCCACACCAGTGACAGCCCCCTACCTACCAGAGACCGTCAACGAGCCACGAAAAAAGAAGTATGCCAAAGAAGCTTGGCCGGGGAAGAAACCCACCCCTTCACTTCTCATCTAA